One region of Juglans regia cultivar Chandler chromosome 4, Walnut 2.0, whole genome shotgun sequence genomic DNA includes:
- the LOC118348270 gene encoding lysine-specific demethylase JMJ18-like: MVLQRIKNEIIQKSSLGERGQPSLQPLQSVNGLEMFGFLSPRIIQAIEALDPNHRCVEYWNHRCMVPVTLDANKYSWTLSSCTEDRKEKNLAST, translated from the exons ATGGTGCTCCAGAGGATAAAAAACGAAATTATACAAAAGAGCAGCCTAGGGGAACGGGGACAGCCCTCTTTGCAGCCTTTGCAGAGTGTTAATGGGCTTGAAATGTTTGGGTTTCTCTCTCCACGGATTATTCAG GCTATTGAGGCTCTTGATCCCAATCATCGATGTGTGGAGTACTGGAATCACAGATGCATGGTACCTGTGACTTTGGATGCCAATAAGTACTCATGGACATTGAGTTCCTGTACAGAAGACAGGAAGGAAAAAAACTTAGCATCAACTTGA